Proteins encoded by one window of Yersinia massiliensis:
- a CDS encoding sugar ABC transporter ATP-binding protein, producing the protein MTQASAFITLENISKRFPGVLALDQVNLTLNKGEVHCLAGQNGCGKSTIIKVISGVYQPEKGASILIDGKLFHHLTPQLSFFYGVQVIYQDLSLFPNLTVSENIAVHRYLPGGDFWVKRKSMRERALAAMQRVGVTLDPDKKVEQLSIADRQLVAICRAIAADARLVIMDEPTASLTSQEVKGLLNVVRDLKSQGICVVFVSHRLDEVMEVADRISVMRDGKLIGTWPASELDSHELAFRMTGQRFTYSQLPPLAAKATPLLEVKKLSRGEQYRNIDLTLHEGEIVSITGLLGAGRTELCLSLFGMTQPESGEICVAGKAVHFRHNRDAIHQGIGYVSEDRLTQGLIMEQSIYDNTIVSVFDQLHTRSGLLDHPKAAALVKQLVQDLNIKVSDTALPVKTLSGGNAQRIAIAKWVATQPSILILDSPTVGVDIANKEGIYHIAKALAAQGMAVLMICDEIPEAYYNSHRVLVMRKGELVAEFYPHQCTEQQIAEVVNG; encoded by the coding sequence ATGACTCAGGCTAGCGCATTTATCACGCTTGAAAATATCAGTAAGCGATTCCCCGGCGTGCTGGCGCTGGATCAGGTGAATCTCACTCTGAACAAAGGGGAAGTTCACTGTTTGGCCGGCCAGAACGGCTGCGGCAAGAGCACCATCATTAAAGTGATTTCAGGGGTATATCAGCCCGAAAAAGGTGCCAGTATCCTGATTGACGGCAAGTTGTTTCATCACCTGACGCCGCAACTCTCCTTCTTCTACGGCGTACAGGTGATTTATCAAGACTTGTCGCTTTTCCCCAATTTAACCGTCTCCGAAAATATTGCTGTCCACCGTTATCTGCCGGGTGGCGATTTTTGGGTGAAACGCAAAAGCATGCGTGAGCGAGCCTTAGCCGCCATGCAACGGGTGGGCGTCACCCTCGATCCCGATAAAAAAGTGGAACAACTCTCGATTGCTGATCGCCAATTAGTCGCCATTTGCCGGGCGATTGCCGCCGATGCGCGCTTAGTGATTATGGATGAGCCAACCGCCTCGTTGACCAGCCAAGAAGTGAAAGGTTTACTCAATGTGGTGCGCGACCTGAAATCGCAAGGCATCTGTGTGGTATTCGTCAGCCACCGTTTGGATGAAGTGATGGAAGTCGCTGACAGAATCAGCGTGATGCGCGACGGCAAGCTGATTGGCACTTGGCCTGCCAGTGAACTAGATAGCCATGAGTTGGCATTTCGCATGACTGGCCAACGTTTCACTTACAGCCAATTACCCCCTCTGGCCGCCAAAGCCACACCGTTGTTAGAAGTCAAAAAGCTGAGCCGTGGCGAGCAGTATCGCAATATCGATCTGACGCTACATGAGGGAGAAATTGTCTCGATCACCGGCTTACTCGGTGCAGGTCGTACTGAGCTGTGCTTGAGCTTGTTTGGTATGACGCAACCGGAAAGCGGCGAGATATGTGTTGCGGGTAAGGCCGTACATTTTCGTCATAACCGCGATGCAATCCACCAAGGGATCGGCTATGTCTCCGAAGATCGCCTGACACAGGGCTTGATCATGGAACAGTCGATCTACGACAACACTATCGTGTCGGTATTCGACCAACTACACACCCGCAGTGGATTGCTCGATCACCCCAAAGCCGCCGCACTGGTGAAGCAGTTGGTGCAGGATCTGAACATCAAAGTGTCGGATACCGCGTTGCCGGTCAAAACCTTGTCCGGTGGGAATGCACAGCGGATCGCCATTGCCAAATGGGTAGCGACACAACCGAGCATTTTGATCCTCGATTCACCGACGGTCGGGGTCGATATCGCCAACAAAGAAGGGATCTACCACATTGCCAAGGCACTGGCGGCACAGGGTATGGCGGTATTAATGATTTGTGACGAGATCCCTGAGGCGTACTACAACAGCCATCGGGTGTTGGTGATGCGTAAAGGTGAATTGGTCGCCGAGTTTTATCCGCATCAATGCACAGAACAACAGATCGCCGAGGTGGTCAATGGATAA